Within Streptomyces antibioticus, the genomic segment CGGGGAGGTGGAGTACGTCTCCGGCGGGTCGTTGAAGGACAGTTCCAGCGCCTTGTTGATGAGCTGCCAGCGCGGGATGTCGTCCCAGTCGACCAGGGTGATCGCGATGCCCTTCGCACCCGCGCGGCCGGTACGGCCGATGCGGTGCAGGTACGTCTTCTCGTCCTCGGGCGTCTGGTAGTTGACGACGTGGGTGACACCCTCGACGTCGATACCGCGCGCGGCGACGTCGGTGCAGACGAGGACGTCCACCTTGCCGTTGCGGAAGGCGCGCAGGGCCTGCTCGCGGGCGCCCTGGCCGAGGTCGCCGTGGACCGCGCCGGAGGCGAAGCCGCGCTGCTTGAGCTGGTCGGCGAGGTCGGCCGCGGTGCGCTTGGTGCGGCAGAAGATCATGGCGAGGCCACGGCCCTCCGCCTGCAGGATGCGCGCGACCATCTCGGGCTTGTCCATGTTGTGCGCGCGGTACACGTGCTGCGAGGTGTTCGCGACGGTCGCGCCCTCGTCGTCCGGCGCGGTGGCGCGGATGTGCGTGGGCTGCGACATGTAGCGGCGGGCGAGACCGATGACGGCGCCCGGCATGGTCGCCGAGAACAGCATGGTCTGGCGGCGGGCCGGCAGCAGGTTGATGATCTTCTCGACGTCGGGCAGGAAGCCCAGGTCGAGCATCTCGTCGGCCTCGTCGAGGACGAGTGAGCGGATGTGCTTGAGGTCGAGCTTCTTCTGGCCCGCGAGGTCCAGCAGCCGGCCGGGGGTGCCGACGACGACGTCGACGCCCTTCTTCAGGGCCTCGACCTGGGGCTCGTAGGCGCGGCCGCCGTAGATCGCCAGCACGCGTACGTTGCGGACCTTGCCGGCGGTCAGCAGGTCGTTGGTGACCTGCGTGCACAGCTCGCGCGTGGGGACGACGACGAGCGCCTGCGGGGCGTCGGTGAGGTCCTCGGGCTTCGCGCGGCCGGCCTCGACGTCGGCGGGGACGGTCACCCGCTCCAGGAGCGGCAGGCCGAAGCCGAGCGTCTTGCCGGTGCCGGTCTTGGCCTGGCCGATGACGTCCGTGCCCGACAGGGCCACGGGGAGCGTCATCTCCTGGATGGGGAAGGGGGTGATGATGCCGACGGCCTCCAGGGCCTCGGCGGTCTCGGGAAGGATTCCGAGCTCTCGGAACGTCGTAGTCAGGGTGCTGCCTCTTCTGTGTACGCGGTGCGAGGCGAGCGCGGGGGTCGTGTGACGGACCGTGCCGGGGACGTCGGCCGCCGTACGGGCGTGCCGTGAAAGGCAAGCCGTATGACACGGGACCACTGCCGACGCTCTAGCTCTCGTACCGCTGAGGGGTTCCCTCCGGTGGTCGTACGCGATGTGCCGTACGGTCGGGGAGGGCTGTCGGGTCGGAGCCGATCGGGCCACCGACCGGGCATCCTCATACGTGCGGCCCGTCGAATATTCGGCAGGCGCATTACCACCATACCCCGGATTCGCGCACACGCGATGGCCGATTCGGTCACGTTGTGGTTGTCACAGTGTCGGGACCGGTCGGTCGCGTCGTCGTGGCCACGCGGATTGACCAGGGACTTCCGCTGTGCGACGGGCGGGCTATTGTGCGCTTCATGACGACCCCTGACAAGCCTGACCACGTGTCCGACGAGCCCGCCGAGTCCGCCGCGCCCACGGGCATCGCCGCCCAGGACTGGGCGCGGGCGTCCGCCGACCCGCAGTACCGGGCCGCGGTCGTGGATCTGCTCGGCGCCCTCGCGTACGGCGAGCTGGCGGCGTTCGAGCGGCTCGCGGAGGACGCCAAGCTGGCGCCCACGCTGGAGGACAAGGCCGAGCTGGCGAAGATGGCGTCGGCCGAGTTCCACCACTTCGAGCGGCTGCGCGACCGGCTCACCGAGATCGGCGAGCAGCCGACCCTCGCGATGGAGCCGTTCGTGGCCGCGCTCGACGGCTTCCACAAGCAGACGGCCCCCTCGGACTGGCTGGAGGGCTTGGTCAAGGCGTACGTCGGCGACTCGATCGCCAGCGACTTCTACCGTGAGGTCGCGGTGCGTCTGGACACCGACAGCCGCGCCCTGGTCCTCGCCGTGCTCGACGACACCGGGCACGCGGGCTTCGCCGTGGACCGGGTGCGTGCCGCGATCGACGCCGACCCGCGCGTGGGCGGCAGGCTCGCTCTGTGGGCGCGGCGGCTGATGGGCGAGGCGCTGTCGCAGTCGCAGCGCGTGGTCGCGGACCGGGACGCGCTGTCGACGATGCTCGTGGGCGGAGTCGCGGACGGCTTCGACCTCGCCGAGGTCGGCCGGATGTTCTCCCGGATCACCGAGGCGCACACCAAGCGGATGGCGGCGCTGGGGCTGGCGGCCTGAGCGGTTCCCGGCCGGTCCCTCCGCGGCTCTTCCGGCCCCGTCGGGGGCGTCAGACCCGCGCGGGGGCTGATCGCCGGCGGAAGTGTCCGGCCGGGCGCACCAGCAGGGACAGGGACGCGGCGGAGACGACCGCCGCTCCCACCAGACTCACGAGGACGGTGCCGGGGCCCAGCGCGCTGTGGGTGACGAAATCACCGAACAGGGCTCCGGCGACGCCCGTGGCGAGGACGAGGGCGCGCAGCGGCAGTCGGTGCGACAGGCGGTGCAGCGCCGCCCAGGCGAGGGCGAGACCGAGCACAGCGGAGCCGAGCGCTTCCAAGATCATGTGGGGGTCCCTCCAGGACAGCGGGGCCGTGCACCAAGGTCGTAGCCCGTCATACCCGTGACCTGCGGAATGCAATCCTCGCCCGTGGAGGACCTGTGCGCCGTATGTGGCCGGGGTGTGCAGACGACGGAGGGGCCCGATGGTCGTGACGACCACCGGGCCCCTCCGTGCGCGAGGTGCGCGATACGTGTGTCTACAGCGCGCCGAAGCCCACCTTGCGGGGGGCGGGCTCGCCCAGCTCGACGTAGGCCAGACGGTCGGCCGGCACCAGGACCTTGCGGCCGTGCTGGTCCACGAGGCTGAGGAGCTGCGACTTGCCGGCCAGTGCCTCGGCCACCACGCGCTCGACCTCCTCGGGAGTCTGACCGCTCTCCAGAACGATCTCGCGGGGCGCGTGCTGCACGCCGATCTTGACCTCCACGGCTATGTCCCTCCGACGGTCACTGAGTGCGCGGGCGTCCGCGCCGTACGCTGCACACATTAGCCCGGTGAG encodes:
- a CDS encoding ferritin-like fold-containing protein, with translation MRFMTTPDKPDHVSDEPAESAAPTGIAAQDWARASADPQYRAAVVDLLGALAYGELAAFERLAEDAKLAPTLEDKAELAKMASAEFHHFERLRDRLTEIGEQPTLAMEPFVAALDGFHKQTAPSDWLEGLVKAYVGDSIASDFYREVAVRLDTDSRALVLAVLDDTGHAGFAVDRVRAAIDADPRVGGRLALWARRLMGEALSQSQRVVADRDALSTMLVGGVADGFDLAEVGRMFSRITEAHTKRMAALGLAA
- a CDS encoding DUF3107 domain-containing protein → MEVKIGVQHAPREIVLESGQTPEEVERVVAEALAGKSQLLSLVDQHGRKVLVPADRLAYVELGEPAPRKVGFGAL